The following are from one region of the Cyanobium gracile PCC 6307 genome:
- a CDS encoding ATP-binding protein — translation MALPNLWRLYNLRSSPFFQATLRQDSEATPLSLFVGRRNERQRLLNAIGGSRSSRQAVAGRPGIGKTTLVQAAKADALAAGYWTSAEIIPITADLTSEDLIGQLLAGAFDAVLASCTQASGPAVEAAQQLVRTIRLRGRGFTVSAAGFGAGGTSTQAVSSPPGALLLDGPRVLRDLLAFALEQGASGVVLHLNNLENLSEADATRAADLLRSIRDQALLLDGLHVIVVGTTDAVRTVVQSHTQVRSVFSDPVVLEPLEPKEVHQLLEARYRSLRLEPDLPVHPPVQGAVIDALHELFRGDLRGLLKALEDGISALLGLTGDGEGPQPIGLADLTLVLSRRYRLELLDQLGTTLWQRLEAWGERDVQAVLTQADLVRLWGIKQPSVSQTLQQLVHAGAADVLPRRGGDPLQYLLTGATRLALS, via the coding sequence ATGGCACTTCCGAACCTCTGGAGGCTCTACAACCTCCGCTCCTCGCCCTTTTTCCAGGCCACCCTGCGCCAGGACTCGGAGGCCACACCGCTCAGCCTGTTCGTGGGGCGCCGGAACGAGCGGCAACGGCTGCTCAACGCCATCGGTGGCTCCCGCAGTTCCCGTCAGGCGGTGGCGGGGAGGCCTGGCATCGGCAAGACCACCCTGGTGCAGGCCGCCAAGGCCGACGCCCTGGCCGCCGGCTACTGGACCTCAGCCGAGATCATCCCGATCACGGCCGATCTGACCAGTGAGGATCTGATCGGCCAATTGCTCGCCGGCGCCTTTGATGCCGTGCTCGCCTCCTGCACGCAGGCGAGCGGACCCGCCGTGGAGGCTGCGCAGCAGTTGGTGCGAACGATCCGTCTGCGCGGTCGTGGCTTCACGGTGTCGGCCGCCGGCTTTGGGGCGGGCGGCACCAGCACCCAGGCGGTCTCCTCGCCCCCTGGGGCCCTGCTGCTGGATGGACCCAGGGTTCTGCGCGACCTGCTGGCCTTTGCACTGGAGCAGGGCGCCTCCGGCGTGGTGCTGCACCTCAACAATCTCGAGAACCTCAGTGAGGCCGATGCCACCCGTGCGGCCGATCTGCTGCGCAGCATCCGTGACCAGGCCCTGTTGCTCGATGGCCTGCACGTGATCGTGGTGGGCACCACCGATGCCGTCCGCACCGTGGTGCAGAGCCACACCCAGGTGCGCTCGGTGTTCAGCGATCCGGTGGTGCTCGAGCCCCTGGAGCCGAAGGAGGTTCACCAGTTGCTGGAGGCGCGCTACCGATCCCTGCGACTGGAACCGGACCTGCCGGTGCATCCGCCCGTGCAGGGTGCGGTGATCGATGCGTTGCATGAGCTGTTCCGAGGCGATCTGCGCGGATTGCTCAAGGCCTTGGAGGACGGCATCTCTGCCCTGCTGGGTCTGACAGGCGACGGTGAGGGTCCCCAGCCGATTGGCCTGGCCGACCTCACCCTCGTGCTGAGCCGTCGCTACAGACTGGAGTTGCTGGACCAGCTCGGCACCACCCTCTGGCAACGGTTGGAAGCCTGGGGCGAGCGGGACGTGCAGGCGGTGCTGACCCAGGCCGACCTGGTGAGGCTCTGGGGGATCAAACAGCCCTCGGTGTCCCAGACGTTGCAGCAACTGGTGCATGCGGGTGCCGCGGACGTGCTGCCACGCCGGGGAGGGGACCCGCTCCAGTACCTGCTGACAGGCGCGACGCGTCTGGCCCTCAGCTGA
- the purB gene encoding adenylosuccinate lyase — MIERYTLPEMGRLWSEEAKFQSWLEVEIAATAANVELGRVPAEALATIREKAAFEVPRILEIEAEVRHDVIAFLTNVNEHVGDAGRYIHVGMTSSDVLDTGLALQLKASVALLRTELDGLADALRRLARAHKDTVMIGRSHAIHGEPITFGFKVAGWLAETERNRERLERLERVVAVGQISGAMGTYANTDPQVEAITCRLLGLEPDTASTQVIGRDRHAEYVQTLALVGTSLERFSTEIRNLQRSDVLEVEENFAKGQKGSSAMPHKRNPIRSERISGLARVLRSYTVAALENVALWHERDISHSSVERMMLPDCSVTLHFMLREMTAVVNGLGVYPENMARNMNVYGGVVFSQRVLLALVEAGLSREEAYRIVQRHAHAAWNTEGGDFRANLAGDPAVTGHLGPDQLEACFATDLHRANLDVIWERLGI; from the coding sequence TTGATCGAGCGTTACACCCTGCCCGAGATGGGCCGCCTCTGGAGCGAGGAAGCGAAGTTCCAGAGCTGGCTTGAGGTGGAGATCGCCGCCACCGCCGCCAACGTGGAGCTGGGCCGGGTGCCCGCCGAGGCGCTGGCCACGATCCGGGAGAAGGCGGCCTTCGAGGTGCCGCGCATCCTGGAGATCGAGGCGGAGGTGCGCCACGACGTCATCGCCTTCCTCACCAACGTCAACGAGCACGTCGGTGATGCGGGCCGCTACATCCACGTCGGCATGACCAGCTCCGACGTGCTGGACACCGGCCTGGCCCTGCAGCTGAAGGCCTCGGTGGCCCTGCTGCGCACGGAACTCGATGGCCTCGCCGATGCCCTGCGCCGGCTGGCCCGGGCCCACAAGGACACGGTGATGATCGGCCGCTCCCACGCCATCCACGGCGAGCCGATCACCTTTGGCTTCAAGGTGGCCGGCTGGCTGGCCGAAACGGAGCGCAACCGGGAGCGACTGGAGCGGTTGGAGCGGGTGGTGGCCGTGGGCCAGATCAGCGGCGCCATGGGCACCTACGCCAACACCGATCCGCAGGTGGAGGCGATCACCTGCCGGCTGCTGGGCCTGGAGCCCGACACCGCCAGCACCCAGGTGATCGGCCGCGACCGTCATGCCGAGTACGTGCAGACCCTGGCCCTGGTGGGCACCTCCCTGGAGCGCTTCTCCACCGAGATCCGCAACCTGCAGCGCTCCGACGTGCTGGAGGTGGAGGAGAACTTCGCCAAGGGCCAGAAGGGCAGCTCGGCCATGCCCCACAAGCGCAACCCGATCCGCAGCGAACGCATCAGCGGCCTGGCCCGGGTGCTGCGCAGCTACACCGTGGCGGCGCTGGAGAACGTGGCCCTCTGGCACGAGCGGGACATCAGCCACAGCTCCGTGGAGCGGATGATGCTGCCCGACTGCTCGGTCACCCTGCACTTCATGCTGCGGGAGATGACCGCCGTGGTGAACGGGCTCGGGGTGTACCCCGAGAACATGGCCCGCAACATGAACGTCTACGGCGGCGTCGTGTTCAGCCAGCGGGTGCTGCTGGCCCTGGTGGAGGCGGGGCTGAGCCGGGAGGAGGCCTACCGGATCGTGCAGCGCCATGCCCACGCCGCCTGGAACACCGAGGGCGGCGACTTCCGCGCCAACCTGGCGGGGGATCCTGCGGTGACGGGCCACCTGGGCCCCGACCAGCTGGAGGCCTGCTTCGCCACCGACCTGCACCGGGCGAATCTGGACGTGATCTGGGAGCGGCTGGGGATCTGA
- a CDS encoding TlyA family RNA methyltransferase, producing MARKQRLDRRLVDLGLVASRQQAQQLIRAGRVRGGGEVLDKPGTEVAETLPLEVEMPPRFVSRGGEKLAGALAALPIRVAGRVCLDGGISTGGFTDCLLQHGAVRVYGIDVGYGQTAWSLRTDERVVLRERTNLRHLTPELLYGEGDPWPDLAVADVSFISLTRVLPALRALLLGAGEALLLVKPQFEVGRQRVGKGGVVRDPAAHADAIATVITAARELDWHPAGLVASPLTGPAGNHEYLLWLVPPATRDAEAAKSAEGAEDANWSGRIAALVNQTLAGDRPTKETPAGS from the coding sequence ATGGCCCGTAAGCAGCGGCTCGATCGCCGGCTGGTGGACCTGGGCCTGGTGGCCAGCCGCCAGCAGGCCCAGCAGCTGATCCGCGCCGGCCGGGTGCGCGGCGGTGGCGAGGTGCTCGACAAGCCCGGCACCGAGGTGGCCGAGACCCTGCCGCTGGAGGTGGAGATGCCGCCCCGGTTCGTCTCCCGGGGGGGCGAGAAGCTGGCGGGGGCCCTGGCGGCCCTGCCGATCCGGGTGGCCGGCCGGGTGTGCCTCGACGGCGGCATCTCCACCGGCGGCTTCACTGACTGCCTGCTGCAGCACGGGGCGGTGCGGGTGTACGGGATCGATGTGGGCTATGGCCAGACGGCCTGGAGCCTGCGCACCGATGAACGGGTGGTGCTGCGGGAGCGCACCAACCTGCGCCACCTCACCCCGGAGCTGCTCTACGGCGAGGGCGACCCCTGGCCCGACCTGGCCGTGGCCGATGTGTCGTTTATTTCCCTCACCCGGGTGCTGCCGGCCCTGCGGGCCCTGCTGCTGGGGGCGGGCGAGGCGCTGCTGCTGGTCAAGCCCCAGTTCGAGGTGGGCCGCCAGCGGGTGGGGAAGGGGGGCGTGGTGCGGGACCCGGCGGCCCATGCCGATGCCATCGCCACCGTGATCACGGCGGCAAGGGAGCTGGACTGGCACCCGGCGGGGCTGGTGGCCTCGCCCCTCACCGGGCCCGCCGGCAACCACGAATACCTGCTCTGGCTCGTGCCGCCCGCCACGCGCGACGCCGAGGCCGCGAAGAGCGCGGAGGGGGCGGAGGACGCGAACTGGTCCGGCAGGATCGCGGCGCTGGTGAACCAGACCCTGGCCGGGGACCGCCCAACGAAGGAAACCCCGGCCGGGTCCTGA
- a CDS encoding P-II family nitrogen regulator — translation MKKIEAIIRPFKLEDVKIALVNAGIVGMTVSEVRGFGRQKGQVERYRGSEFTVEFLQKLKLEIVVDDDRVATVVQAVQDAARTGEIGDGKIFISTVDSVIRIRTGDLDSGAI, via the coding sequence ATGAAGAAAATCGAGGCCATCATCCGCCCCTTCAAACTCGAGGACGTGAAGATCGCCCTAGTCAATGCGGGCATCGTCGGCATGACCGTGAGCGAGGTGCGCGGATTCGGCCGGCAGAAGGGGCAGGTGGAGCGTTACCGCGGTTCGGAATTCACGGTGGAATTCCTGCAGAAACTCAAGCTCGAGATCGTCGTCGACGACGACCGGGTGGCCACGGTGGTCCAGGCGGTGCAGGACGCGGCCCGCACCGGCGAGATCGGTGACGGCAAGATCTTCATCAGCACCGTGGATTCGGTGATCCGGATCCGCACCGGCGACCTCGACAGCGGCGCCATCTGA
- the queF gene encoding preQ(1) synthase, giving the protein MASGVADQPQTVTPLYGERAIAEAQLVCFANPREGRAYEVSIELPEFTCTCPFSGYPDFAVLRLLYQPGPRVLELKALKLYVNSYRHRSISHEEAANRILDDLVAACDPLWMQLEADFNPRGNVHTVVRVSHGERRPC; this is encoded by the coding sequence ATGGCTTCCGGTGTCGCCGACCAGCCCCAGACCGTGACCCCCCTCTACGGGGAGCGGGCCATCGCCGAGGCCCAGCTGGTCTGCTTCGCCAACCCCCGCGAGGGCCGCGCCTACGAGGTGTCCATCGAACTGCCGGAGTTCACCTGCACCTGCCCCTTCTCCGGCTATCCCGATTTCGCCGTCCTGCGGCTGCTGTACCAGCCCGGCCCCCGGGTGCTGGAGCTCAAGGCCCTCAAGCTCTACGTCAACAGCTACCGCCACCGCTCCATCTCCCACGAGGAGGCGGCCAACCGGATCCTCGACGACCTCGTGGCCGCCTGCGATCCCCTCTGGATGCAGCTGGAGGCCGATTTCAATCCCCGCGGCAACGTCCACACCGTGGTGCGGGTCAGCCACGGCGAGCGCCGGCCCTGCTGA
- a CDS encoding cytochrome c biogenesis protein ResB gives MSGTAASPWRPLQRLAAWISDLRLAIGLLLVIAIASGIGTAVPQKEEAGFYHQLYDPTPWLGVLDGDGVLRLQLDHVYSSGWFLALLAWLGLSLILCSWRRQWPALQASLRWIDYRSPRQLSKLSVAETLVTAEPVAGLERLEAELRGSGWQIHRQDDRLAARRGVLGRVGPLLVHAGMVVLMVGAAWGALGGQRLERFLAPGRELELLDSRGSTQVTLALDDFRIQRDPAGRPEQFSSNLRLITPGDAATTTEAAISVNHPLRYRGMTLYQADWSLATISLQLGRSPVLELPLQTFPQLGDQLWGLVLPTRPDGTEPVLLSLTSEQGPVQVFGPDGVALAQLVPGGDAQEVKGLPIRVASVLPASGILFKRDPGVPLVYTGFAIALAGGALSLVATRQLWAIADGPGGRLHVAGLCNRNLTAFAAELPALLQRLEPQP, from the coding sequence ATGAGCGGCACGGCAGCCTCGCCCTGGCGCCCCCTGCAGCGCCTGGCCGCCTGGATCTCCGACCTGCGCCTGGCGATCGGCCTGCTGCTGGTCATCGCCATCGCCAGCGGCATCGGCACGGCCGTTCCCCAGAAGGAGGAGGCCGGCTTCTACCACCAGCTCTACGACCCCACCCCCTGGCTGGGGGTGCTCGACGGCGACGGGGTGCTGCGCCTGCAGCTCGATCACGTCTATTCCAGTGGCTGGTTCCTGGCCCTGCTCGCCTGGCTGGGCCTGTCGCTGATCCTGTGCAGCTGGCGCCGCCAGTGGCCCGCCCTGCAGGCCTCCCTGCGCTGGATCGACTACCGCAGCCCCCGGCAGCTCAGCAAGCTGAGCGTGGCCGAAACCCTCGTCACCGCCGAGCCCGTCGCCGGCCTTGAGCGGCTGGAGGCCGAACTGCGCGGTTCGGGCTGGCAGATCCATCGCCAGGACGACCGCCTGGCGGCCCGCCGGGGGGTGCTCGGCCGGGTGGGTCCCCTGCTGGTCCATGCCGGCATGGTGGTGCTGATGGTGGGGGCGGCCTGGGGCGCCCTGGGGGGCCAGCGGCTGGAGCGCTTCCTGGCCCCGGGTCGGGAGCTGGAGCTGCTCGACAGCCGCGGCAGCACCCAGGTGACCCTGGCCCTCGACGACTTCCGCATCCAGCGGGATCCGGCCGGCCGGCCGGAGCAGTTCTCCTCCAACCTGCGGCTGATCACCCCCGGCGATGCGGCCACCACCACCGAAGCCGCCATCAGCGTCAACCACCCCCTGCGCTACCGGGGCATGACGCTCTACCAGGCCGACTGGTCCCTGGCGACGATCAGCCTGCAGCTGGGCCGCAGCCCGGTGCTGGAGCTGCCGCTGCAGACCTTCCCCCAGCTGGGCGACCAGCTCTGGGGGCTGGTGCTGCCCACCCGCCCTGATGGCACCGAGCCGGTGCTGCTGAGCCTCACCAGCGAACAGGGGCCGGTGCAGGTGTTCGGCCCCGATGGCGTGGCCCTGGCCCAGCTGGTGCCGGGCGGCGATGCCCAGGAGGTGAAGGGTCTGCCGATCCGGGTGGCGAGCGTGCTGCCCGCCAGCGGCATCCTGTTCAAACGGGACCCCGGCGTGCCGCTCGTGTACACCGGTTTCGCCATCGCCCTGGCGGGCGGTGCCCTGAGCCTGGTGGCCACCCGTCAGCTCTGGGCCATCGCCGATGGGCCCGGCGGCCGGCTGCATGTGGCGGGCCTCTGCAACCGCAACCTCACCGCCTTCGCCGCCGAGCTGCCGGCGCTGCTGCAGCGGCTGGAACCCCAGCCCTGA
- a CDS encoding cytochrome c biogenesis CcdA family protein translates to MLSPGLPFADWARSSELLLQGSLAHPGPLTLAVVFSGGLLTSLGPCSLSLLPVTLAYLAGFGAEGQGRAPWQRSVSFAAGIVAALVLLGLASGLMGRLYGRIPGQLPLLVAVVAVVMGLNLLGLLRLPLPAGPDPERWRRRVPAPLAPLAAGLAFGLAATPCTTPVLAVLLAWMAQTGQPLVGLVLLACFGAGQVMPLLLAGTVAASLPGLLQLRRLGQWVPPISGVVLLASGGLTLLSVLP, encoded by the coding sequence ATGCTCAGCCCCGGGCTGCCCTTCGCCGACTGGGCCCGCAGCAGCGAACTGCTGCTCCAGGGCTCCCTGGCCCACCCCGGCCCCCTCACCCTGGCGGTGGTGTTCAGCGGCGGCCTGCTCACCAGCCTCGGTCCCTGCTCCCTCTCGCTGCTGCCCGTCACCCTGGCCTACCTGGCCGGCTTCGGCGCTGAGGGCCAGGGGCGTGCCCCCTGGCAGCGCAGCGTCAGCTTCGCGGCCGGGATCGTGGCGGCGCTGGTGCTGCTCGGCCTGGCCAGCGGCCTGATGGGCCGCCTCTACGGCCGCATCCCCGGCCAGCTGCCGCTGCTGGTGGCCGTCGTGGCCGTGGTCATGGGCCTCAACCTGCTGGGCCTGCTGCGGCTGCCGTTGCCGGCCGGGCCCGACCCCGAGCGCTGGCGGCGGCGGGTGCCGGCACCGCTGGCCCCGTTGGCGGCCGGCCTGGCCTTCGGCCTGGCGGCCACCCCCTGCACCACCCCGGTGCTGGCCGTGCTGCTGGCCTGGATGGCCCAGACCGGCCAGCCCCTGGTGGGCCTGGTGCTGCTCGCCTGCTTCGGTGCCGGCCAGGTGATGCCCCTGCTGCTGGCCGGCACGGTGGCCGCCTCCCTGCCCGGGCTGCTTCAGCTGCGCCGCCTCGGCCAGTGGGTGCCGCCGATCAGCGGCGTGGTGCTGCTCGCCAGCGGCGGCCTCACCCTGCTGTCGGTGCTGCCATGA
- a CDS encoding FtsW/RodA/SpoVE family cell cycle protein yields MGHSRNPPAALSTPAPRLLHGRPGAGLLPLPWQQWPAEARLLLGLVALWSLVGLLVLTSASWWVAEREMGDGAYYLKRQAIWLVASWGLLWLAMRTTMRRWLHLAAPALLVGALMVAATLVVGTTVNGASRWLVVGPVQLQPSELIKPFIVLQGAVIFSHWRRIALDQKLLWIGIFGVVILLILKQPNLSTAALLGLLLWLMALAGGLPLTLLLGAAGGGIALGSISIMINPYQLDRVTSFLNPWRVAQGDGYQLVQSLLAIGSGGVLGSGFGLSTQKLQYLPIQTTDFIFAVFAEEFGYVGSVMLLLFLMIFGFVGLRVALACRSNQHRLVAIGCTTLLVGQSILNIAVASGSMPTTGLPLPMISYGGNSLLSSLFLAGLLLRCSLESSGLEPVRPRRRAPRPAPIG; encoded by the coding sequence ATGGGCCATTCCCGGAACCCTCCCGCGGCCTTGTCCACCCCTGCCCCCCGCCTGCTCCACGGCCGTCCCGGCGCCGGCTTGCTGCCGCTGCCCTGGCAGCAGTGGCCGGCGGAAGCCCGCCTGCTGCTGGGCCTGGTGGCCCTCTGGAGCCTGGTGGGTCTGCTGGTGCTCACCTCCGCCAGCTGGTGGGTGGCCGAGCGGGAGATGGGGGACGGGGCCTACTACCTCAAGCGCCAGGCCATCTGGCTGGTGGCCAGCTGGGGGCTGCTCTGGCTGGCCATGCGCACGACGATGCGGCGCTGGCTGCACCTGGCGGCGCCGGCCCTGCTGGTGGGGGCCCTGATGGTGGCCGCCACCCTGGTGGTGGGCACCACCGTCAACGGGGCCAGCCGCTGGCTGGTGGTCGGCCCGGTGCAGCTGCAGCCCTCGGAGCTGATCAAGCCCTTCATCGTGCTGCAGGGAGCGGTGATCTTCTCCCACTGGCGCCGCATCGCCCTCGACCAGAAACTCCTCTGGATCGGCATCTTCGGGGTGGTGATCCTGCTGATCCTCAAGCAGCCCAACCTCAGCACCGCCGCCCTGCTGGGCCTGCTGCTGTGGCTGATGGCCCTGGCCGGCGGCCTGCCCCTGACACTGCTGCTGGGGGCCGCGGGCGGCGGGATCGCGCTGGGCAGCATCAGCATCATGATCAACCCCTACCAGCTCGACCGGGTCACCTCCTTCCTCAACCCCTGGCGCGTCGCCCAGGGGGACGGCTACCAGCTGGTGCAGAGCCTGCTGGCCATCGGTTCGGGGGGCGTGCTCGGCTCGGGCTTCGGTCTCTCCACCCAGAAGCTCCAGTATCTGCCCATCCAGACCACCGACTTCATCTTTGCCGTCTTCGCCGAGGAGTTCGGGTACGTCGGCTCGGTGATGCTGCTGCTGTTCCTGATGATCTTCGGCTTCGTGGGCCTGCGGGTGGCCCTGGCCTGCCGCAGCAACCAGCACCGCCTGGTGGCCATCGGCTGCACCACCCTGCTGGTGGGCCAGTCGATCCTCAACATCGCTGTGGCCAGCGGCTCGATGCCCACCACCGGCCTGCCCCTGCCGATGATCAGCTACGGCGGCAACTCCCTGCTCAGCAGCCTGTTCCTGGCGGGCCTGCTGCTGCGCTGCTCGCTGGAGTCCTCCGGACTCGAGCCGGTCCGGCCCCGGCGTCGGGCCCCCCGACCTGCCCCGATAGGCTGA
- a CDS encoding phycobilisome linker polypeptide, which yields MRLFKITACIPCPEKVRSQRELQNTYFTKWVPYHSWFAEQQRIMKQGGRILKVELATGRRQQNCGN from the coding sequence ATGCGCCTGTTCAAGATCACGGCCTGCATCCCCTGCCCCGAGAAGGTGCGCAGCCAGAGGGAACTGCAGAACACCTACTTCACCAAGTGGGTGCCCTACCACAGCTGGTTCGCCGAGCAGCAGCGGATCATGAAGCAGGGCGGCAGGATCCTGAAGGTGGAACTGGCCACCGGCCGTCGTCAGCAGAACTGCGGCAACTGA
- the apcB gene encoding allophycocyanin subunit beta has translation MQDAITNVINQADVQGLYLDGSSMGRLEQYFASGELRVRAAATISANASAIIKEAVAKALLYSDITRPGGNMYTTRRYAACIRDLDYYLRYATYAMLAGDTSILDERVLNGLKETYNSLGVPIGATVQSIQAMKEATASLVGPDAGREMGVYFDYISSGLGN, from the coding sequence ATGCAAGACGCCATCACCAACGTCATCAACCAGGCCGACGTCCAGGGGCTCTATCTCGACGGCAGCTCCATGGGCCGCCTTGAGCAGTACTTCGCCAGCGGTGAGCTGCGGGTGCGTGCCGCCGCCACGATCAGCGCCAACGCTTCGGCCATCATCAAGGAAGCCGTCGCCAAGGCCCTGCTGTACTCGGACATCACCCGTCCGGGCGGCAACATGTACACCACCCGTCGTTACGCGGCCTGCATCCGCGACCTCGACTACTACCTGCGCTATGCCACCTACGCCATGCTGGCCGGTGACACGTCGATCCTCGACGAGCGTGTGCTGAACGGCCTCAAGGAGACCTACAACTCCCTGGGTGTGCCCATCGGCGCCACGGTGCAGTCGATCCAGGCCATGAAGGAAGCCACCGCCTCCCTCGTCGGTCCCGATGCCGGTCGTGAGATGGGCGTCTACTTCGACTACATCAGCTCCGGCCTGGGCAACTGA
- a CDS encoding allophycocyanin subunit alpha apoprotein, which yields MSIVSNSIINADAEARYLSPGELDQIKSFVAGGQRRLRVAQVLAESRERIVKQAGGQLFQKRPDLVSPGGNAYGEEMTASCLRDMDYYLRLVTYGVVAGDVTPIEEIGVIGAREMYRALGTPLEAMAEAVREMKTAATGLLTGSDAEEAGFYFDYVVGALS from the coding sequence ATGAGCATCGTCTCCAACTCGATCATCAACGCGGACGCCGAAGCCCGCTACCTCAGCCCTGGCGAACTTGACCAGATCAAGTCGTTCGTGGCAGGAGGTCAGCGTCGTCTGCGCGTCGCCCAGGTCCTGGCTGAAAGCCGGGAGCGCATCGTGAAGCAGGCCGGAGGCCAGCTTTTCCAGAAGCGCCCCGATCTCGTCTCCCCCGGCGGCAACGCCTACGGGGAAGAGATGACGGCTTCCTGCCTGCGCGACATGGACTACTACCTCCGCCTGGTCACCTACGGCGTGGTCGCCGGGGATGTGACCCCGATCGAAGAGATCGGCGTCATCGGGGCCCGCGAGATGTATCGCGCCCTCGGCACCCCCCTCGAAGCCATGGCGGAAGCCGTGCGCGAGATGAAGACCGCAGCCACGGGCCTTCTCACCGGCTCCGATGCCGAAGAGGCCGGCTTCTACTTCGACTACGTGGTCGGCGCCCTCTCCTGA